Proteins co-encoded in one Betaproteobacteria bacterium genomic window:
- the cysC gene encoding adenylyl-sulfate kinase produces the protein MRIAQQDKNVLRLLTCGSEGVGKSTLVGRLLHEAKRIADDELAALEQESARLSAEGDAINPPGLAIDIDVTYRYFSTGKRTFIVADTPGHEQYTRNMATGASTAGLAVILIDAHKGVLAQTLRHTRVAAMMGVRHLVLAINKMDLIEFNQPLFERIDSRYREYCAGLGFASIQTIPLSALNGDNVASPSARIHWYRGPTLIDYLNNVETTNGDTHRPLRMPVQSVNRADQNNGGIHGSIADGEVRPGDRVRVLPSGVLAQVKEIVAAGGNVPRADAGKSVTLTLTEAVDVMRGDVIAAADAPPEVADQFEARLLWMSAHPLLPGRPYLLTLHNKDVTATVTEIKYREDIASGAHLAAKTLALNDIAMVNLSLSQNVTFEPYAQSRALGGFILVDKLTRETVGMGMIEFALRRAANIHWQALEINRQARAAAKHQTARCIWFTGLSGSGKSTIANVLEKRLHAAGKHTYLLDGDNVRHGLNRDLGFTEADRVENVRRVAEVARLMVDAGLIVLASFISPFSAERKMARDLFAEGEFIEVFVDAPLEICERRDSKGLYAKARRGELKNFTGIDSAYEVPDAPEIHLQAGTTDAEACAAEIVKWLALTKGAPDCGSSQFRSPDEAQRNPGSDSNEKTAANCISFHPATLAVNHQTRALKRGHLPKWKFYDTTNLR, from the coding sequence ATGCGTATTGCGCAGCAAGACAAGAACGTGCTGCGCCTCCTCACCTGTGGCAGCGAGGGTGTCGGGAAATCGACGCTTGTCGGCCGTTTGTTGCACGAAGCGAAACGTATTGCCGACGACGAGTTGGCGGCGCTGGAACAAGAATCGGCGCGACTCAGCGCCGAGGGCGACGCGATCAATCCGCCAGGCCTCGCCATCGACATCGATGTCACCTACCGCTACTTCAGCACCGGCAAACGGACATTCATCGTCGCCGACACGCCCGGCCACGAGCAGTACACCCGCAACATGGCGACCGGCGCCTCGACCGCCGGACTCGCAGTCATCCTCATCGACGCGCACAAGGGCGTGCTTGCGCAAACGCTGAGGCACACGCGCGTCGCGGCGATGATGGGCGTGCGGCACCTGGTGTTGGCCATCAACAAAATGGACCTGATCGAATTCAATCAGCCGCTATTTGAGCGCATTGACTCCAGGTATCGGGAATATTGCGCGGGCCTGGGTTTTGCGTCGATTCAAACCATCCCGCTCTCGGCGCTCAATGGTGACAACGTCGCGTCCCCCAGCGCGCGCATTCACTGGTATCGCGGGCCAACCTTGATCGATTACCTGAACAACGTCGAGACAACCAACGGTGACACGCACCGGCCCCTGCGTATGCCGGTGCAAAGCGTGAATCGCGCCGACCAGAATAACGGCGGCATTCATGGCAGTATCGCGGACGGCGAGGTGCGTCCCGGTGATCGGGTTCGCGTACTGCCTTCTGGCGTGCTTGCGCAGGTGAAAGAAATCGTGGCTGCGGGCGGTAATGTGCCGCGCGCGGACGCAGGGAAGTCGGTCACGCTGACACTGACCGAAGCCGTCGATGTGATGCGCGGCGATGTCATCGCCGCCGCCGACGCGCCGCCGGAAGTGGCTGACCAGTTTGAAGCGCGGCTGCTGTGGATGTCCGCGCACCCGCTGTTGCCCGGCCGGCCGTATCTGCTGACGCTGCACAACAAGGACGTCACCGCGACGGTGACCGAAATCAAATACCGCGAAGACATCGCGAGCGGTGCGCACCTCGCGGCAAAGACGCTGGCGTTGAACGATATCGCGATGGTGAACCTTTCCCTCAGCCAGAACGTGACCTTCGAGCCCTATGCGCAGAGCCGCGCGCTGGGCGGCTTCATCCTCGTCGACAAGCTCACGCGCGAGACCGTGGGCATGGGGATGATCGAATTTGCCCTGCGCCGCGCCGCCAACATCCACTGGCAGGCGCTGGAAATAAACCGGCAGGCGCGCGCCGCCGCGAAGCACCAGACCGCACGTTGCATATGGTTTACCGGCCTGTCCGGTTCCGGCAAATCCACCATCGCCAACGTGCTGGAAAAGCGCCTGCACGCCGCCGGCAAGCACACCTACCTGCTCGATGGCGACAACGTCCGCCACGGCCTCAACCGCGACCTGGGATTCACCGAGGCCGACCGCGTGGAAAATGTCCGCCGCGTGGCGGAGGTCGCGCGGTTGATGGTGGATGCGGGCCTGATCGTGCTGGCGTCCTTCATTTCGCCGTTCAGCGCCGAGCGAAAAATGGCGCGGGACCTGTTTGCCGAAGGCGAATTCATCGAAGTATTCGTCGATGCGCCGCTGGAGATCTGCGAGCGCCGCGATTCGAAAGGCCTCTACGCCAAGGCGCGGCGGGGCGAGCTGAAGAATTTCACCGGCATCGACAGCGCCTACGAAGTACCGGACGCGCCGGAAATACATCTGCAAGCGGGCACCACCGATGCGGAGGCGTGTGCGGCGGAGATTGTGAAGTGGTTGGCGTTGACCAAAGGAGCGCCTGATTGCGGCAGTTCCCAGTTCCGTAGCCCGGATGAAGCGCAGCGTAATCCGGGATCCGACTCAAATGAAAAGACGGCCGCGAATTGCATTTCATTCCATCCGGCTACACTTGCTGTTAATCATCAGACTCGCGCTTTGAAACGGGGGCATTTGCCGAAGTGGAAGTTTTACGATACGACAAATTTGCGATAG
- a CDS encoding ATP-binding protein, producing the protein MKRYLDELVLNDLASKIVVLTGPRQVGKTTLSRQVMLSFGTAQYMNWDVLADRAVLQRQSWNPRAGLLVMDEIHKMPNWKAWLKGVADGRPAGQALMVTGSARMETFRQAGDSLAGRYFSYRLHPISVHEWCEQQGAEPATALDHLLERGGFPEPCLAADSIQADRWRAQYFNDLIREDILEFSRLHEINTMRMFVELLRERVGSPVSLASIARDLAVAPATLKRHLDILQALFIVFTVHPWHRNVGRAILQTPKVYFFDTGLVRGDQGVRLENAVAGMLLKQAHFMQDSAGRDAGLHYIRTKDGAEIDFALSDAGKLTQLIECKLGDNKPHRALTRFAEQFSDAEAVQVVYNLRQEESRNGIAITDAANWLARLAA; encoded by the coding sequence ATGAAACGCTATCTCGACGAACTGGTCCTGAACGATCTTGCATCCAAGATCGTGGTGCTGACAGGGCCGCGCCAAGTGGGAAAGACCACGTTGAGCAGGCAGGTAATGCTGTCGTTCGGGACTGCCCAATATATGAATTGGGACGTCCTCGCGGATCGTGCCGTATTGCAGCGGCAATCCTGGAATCCACGGGCCGGATTGCTGGTGATGGATGAGATTCACAAGATGCCGAACTGGAAGGCATGGCTCAAAGGGGTTGCCGATGGCCGCCCGGCGGGGCAGGCATTGATGGTCACGGGCAGCGCCCGCATGGAGACGTTTCGCCAGGCCGGTGATTCGTTGGCGGGGCGGTATTTCTCGTATCGCCTGCATCCGATTTCGGTGCACGAGTGGTGCGAGCAGCAGGGCGCCGAGCCCGCAACCGCGCTCGATCATCTGCTGGAACGCGGTGGCTTTCCGGAGCCTTGCCTCGCCGCCGATTCAATCCAGGCCGACCGCTGGCGGGCGCAATATTTCAACGATCTCATTCGTGAAGATATTTTGGAGTTTTCGCGATTGCATGAGATCAATACGATGCGGATGTTTGTCGAACTGCTGCGCGAGCGCGTCGGATCGCCGGTGTCGTTGGCCTCGATCGCGCGCGATCTCGCTGTTGCGCCCGCGACCTTGAAGCGACACCTCGATATTTTGCAAGCGCTGTTCATCGTGTTTACGGTGCATCCATGGCACCGCAACGTCGGGCGCGCCATACTGCAAACGCCGAAGGTGTATTTTTTTGACACCGGACTCGTGCGTGGTGATCAGGGCGTGCGACTGGAAAATGCAGTGGCGGGAATGCTGTTGAAGCAGGCGCATTTCATGCAAGATAGTGCAGGGCGCGACGCCGGCCTTCATTACATCCGCACCAAGGATGGCGCCGAAATCGACTTCGCGCTCAGCGATGCGGGCAAACTGACGCAGTTGATCGAATGCAAGCTGGGCGACAACAAGCCGCACCGGGCATTGACACGCTTTGCGGAGCAGTTTTCCGATGCCGAGGCGGTGCAGGTTGTTTACAACTTGCGGCAGGAAGAGTCCCGAAACGGGATTGCGATCACGGATGCCGCGAATTGGCTGGCGCGGTTGGCGGCATGA
- a CDS encoding polysaccharide export protein, producing the protein MAPTFRFPAIILFAAAAAAVTLSGCAYLPTSGPSTKEVEQSALPAAANAIQIVEVDDAVTRRLLAQRKLYSFSEMLGDAVSVTHKVGNGDVLEVSIWEAPPATLFGVGTLDARGTVSGVRATVLPEQVVNSEGYISVPFAGRIPAAGKTLQAIEADVVKRLTGKANQPEALVRLTRNSSSSVTVVGEVTHSIRVPITPSNERLLDVLAAADGVKQPVNKTTIQVTRGRNVYSLPLDTIIRDPLQNVRMQAGDVVTAMFQPLSFTALGATGKNEEINFEAQGITLAQALARAGGLQDSRSDAKGVFIFRFEPADALKWPRQPVMSTPDGMVPVIYRIDLRNPASFFVMQSFAINNKDLLYVTNAPAVELQKFLNVVFSVAYPVLTVVQVTK; encoded by the coding sequence ATGGCGCCGACTTTTCGATTTCCTGCAATCATCCTGTTCGCTGCCGCCGCGGCAGCGGTCACCTTGTCCGGCTGCGCATACCTTCCCACCAGCGGACCCAGCACCAAGGAAGTCGAGCAATCCGCGTTGCCTGCGGCCGCGAATGCCATCCAGATCGTCGAAGTCGATGATGCAGTGACGCGCCGCCTGCTCGCGCAACGCAAGCTTTACTCGTTCTCCGAAATGCTGGGCGACGCGGTCAGCGTCACGCACAAGGTCGGCAATGGCGACGTGCTGGAGGTTTCCATCTGGGAAGCGCCGCCGGCGACGTTGTTCGGCGTCGGCACCCTCGATGCGCGCGGCACCGTTTCCGGCGTGCGCGCCACCGTGCTGCCGGAACAAGTCGTGAACAGTGAAGGCTATATCAGCGTGCCCTTTGCCGGGCGCATCCCGGCGGCGGGCAAAACGCTGCAAGCCATCGAAGCGGACGTCGTCAAGCGTCTCACCGGCAAAGCCAACCAGCCGGAAGCACTGGTGCGCCTGACGCGCAATAGTTCATCGAGCGTCACGGTGGTCGGTGAAGTAACGCACAGCATCCGCGTGCCCATCACGCCCAGCAACGAGCGCCTGCTCGATGTGCTGGCCGCCGCCGACGGCGTGAAACAACCGGTGAACAAGACAACGATTCAGGTCACGCGCGGCAGGAACGTGTATTCGCTGCCGCTGGACACCATCATCCGCGACCCGCTGCAAAATGTGCGCATGCAGGCCGGCGACGTCGTCACCGCGATGTTCCAGCCGCTCAGCTTCACCGCGCTCGGCGCGACCGGCAAGAATGAAGAAATCAATTTTGAAGCGCAGGGCATCACGCTGGCGCAGGCGCTGGCACGCGCGGGTGGCCTGCAGGATTCACGCTCCGACGCGAAGGGCGTATTTATCTTCCGATTCGAGCCGGCGGACGCCCTCAAGTGGCCCAGGCAACCGGTGATGAGCACGCCGGATGGCATGGTCCCCGTCATCTACCGCATCGATTTGCGCAATCCGGCGAGCTTCTTCGTCATGCAGAGCTTCGCAATCAACAACAAGGATTTGCTGTACGTCACGAACGCGCCGGCGGTTGAACTGCAGAAGTTCCTGAATGTGGTGTTCTCGGTGGCGTATCCGGTGCTGACGGTGGTGCAGGTCACGAAATAA